The Sphingomonas alpina genome has a segment encoding these proteins:
- a CDS encoding transcriptional regulator produces MHKRAEKSTADLVAASPLRPHFAVAQGIAALFTPFVEVAVHDLASDSVACVVNPFSPRKVGDPSDLKGSRFADDVDVLGPYEKINFDGRLIKSISIVLRDAALLPIGLMCINADVTEFDAVRRMLHGFLGAAESTDSAIALFKEDWHERINRFIAAWTAEQATTIARLDRTGRRALIEALFVNGGFEGKRAPEYVAAILGISRATIYGELARLRTGA; encoded by the coding sequence ATGCACAAGCGCGCCGAAAAATCGACAGCGGATCTGGTCGCGGCATCGCCGCTGCGGCCGCATTTCGCGGTGGCACAGGGCATTGCTGCGCTGTTCACGCCGTTCGTCGAAGTGGCGGTGCATGATCTGGCGAGCGACAGTGTAGCGTGCGTGGTCAATCCCTTCTCGCCGCGCAAGGTCGGTGATCCGTCCGACCTGAAGGGTAGCCGCTTTGCCGATGATGTCGATGTGCTGGGGCCGTACGAGAAGATCAATTTCGACGGGCGGCTGATCAAGTCGATCTCGATCGTGCTGCGCGATGCGGCGCTGCTCCCGATCGGGCTGATGTGCATCAATGCCGATGTGACCGAGTTCGACGCGGTGCGGCGCATGCTGCACGGTTTCCTGGGCGCGGCGGAATCGACCGACTCGGCGATCGCGCTGTTCAAGGAGGATTGGCATGAGCGGATCAACCGCTTCATCGCCGCCTGGACCGCGGAACAGGCAACCACCATCGCGCGGCTCGACCGGACCGGGCGGCGCGCGTTGATCGAGGCGCTGTTCGTCAATGGCGGGTTCGAGGGCAAGCGCGCGCCCGAATATGTCGCCGCGATCCTCGGCATCAGCCGCGCGACCATTTACGGCGAACTTGCGCGGTTGAGGACCGGCGCATGA
- a CDS encoding threonine/serine dehydratase: MTSLFNRILDAHAGIRPQVPVSTLERSAALSQSLGCEVLLKTEHLMPTGSFKVRGSANKIRTLGEAARGGVITASTGNHGQGVARAGKLAGVPVTVYVGNTTPPSKMRAIEALGAELVVLDGPALDAEIEARRQSELQGKPYVAPYNDVDTIAGQGTLGVELVDQAPDLDAVFICVGGGGLIGGVGTALKQLSPKTRIIGVWPAASTCMLDSLKAGEIIETPESDTLSDGSSGAIEPGSVTFPICQAVIDETLTVSEVEIARAMRRIAEGERWIVEGSAGVALAGLIQTAEAWRGKKVAVVLCGRNVALPTFLGAMELAAQ; this comes from the coding sequence ATGACCAGCCTGTTCAACCGCATCCTCGACGCGCATGCCGGCATCCGTCCGCAGGTTCCGGTTTCGACGCTCGAACGCAGCGCGGCGCTCTCTCAATCGCTGGGCTGCGAGGTGCTGCTCAAGACCGAGCATCTGATGCCGACCGGATCGTTCAAGGTGCGCGGCTCGGCCAACAAGATCCGCACGCTGGGCGAAGCCGCGCGGGGCGGGGTGATCACCGCCTCGACCGGCAATCACGGCCAGGGCGTGGCGCGTGCCGGCAAGCTCGCCGGCGTGCCGGTCACCGTCTATGTCGGCAACACCACCCCACCATCCAAGATGCGCGCGATCGAGGCGCTTGGCGCGGAACTGGTCGTGCTCGACGGCCCGGCGCTGGATGCCGAGATCGAGGCGCGGCGGCAATCCGAACTGCAGGGCAAACCCTATGTCGCGCCCTATAATGATGTCGATACGATCGCGGGACAGGGCACGCTTGGCGTCGAACTGGTCGACCAGGCGCCCGATCTCGATGCAGTGTTCATCTGCGTCGGCGGCGGCGGTCTGATCGGCGGGGTCGGCACCGCGCTCAAGCAATTGAGCCCGAAGACCCGGATCATCGGCGTATGGCCGGCGGCATCGACCTGCATGCTCGACTCGCTCAAGGCCGGCGAGATCATCGAGACGCCCGAATCCGACACCTTGTCCGACGGATCCTCGGGCGCGATCGAGCCGGGATCGGTGACCTTCCCGATCTGCCAGGCGGTGATCGACGAGACGCTGACGGTCAGCGAAGTCGAGATCGCCCGCGCAATGCGCCGCATTGCCGAGGGCGAGCGCTGGATCGTCGAGGGATCGGCCGGTGTGGCGCTCGCCGGGCTGATCCAGACCGCCGAGGCGTGGCGCGGAAAGAAGGTCGCGGTGGTGCTGTGCGGCCGCAACGTCGCGCTGCCGACCTTTCTCGGGGCGATGGAATTGGCCGCGCAATAA
- a CDS encoding pyridoxal phosphate-dependent aminotransferase, whose translation MRYVRMPIEVESPEEYGYGRIRYNLSESSVADRSVAGLGLTIPDLTLLYGEHRGGGELRRLIAETSGGVVADDVLVTVGAAGALFIIATALLGADDHLVVVRPNYATNLETPRAIGCAVTHVELDFESGFRIDPQAIAAAVTSKTRIISVTCPHNPTGTMLSAVELGELVALAKARGCYLLVDETYRDLSFDGPLPLAASLGEHVISVASLSKAYGVPGIRIGWIITRDTALQERFLAAKEQISICGSVIDEWVGEQILTRRDELLTPTLTEMRRRRDRVTEWIAGEDLLDWVAPSGGVVCFPRMRSEPRGGTDAFYKRLLEEHGCYVGPGHWFELPDTYFRLGYGWPTAEELEGGLQAISAALRG comes from the coding sequence ATGCGCTACGTCCGGATGCCGATCGAAGTCGAATCGCCCGAGGAATATGGCTATGGCCGGATCCGCTATAATCTGTCGGAAAGCTCGGTCGCCGATCGCAGCGTCGCCGGGCTCGGCCTCACTATTCCCGACCTGACCCTGCTGTATGGCGAGCATCGCGGAGGGGGCGAGCTTCGCCGTCTGATCGCGGAGACGAGCGGCGGCGTCGTGGCCGATGATGTGCTGGTCACGGTCGGCGCGGCGGGCGCCCTGTTCATCATCGCGACTGCGCTGCTCGGCGCCGACGACCATCTCGTCGTGGTTCGCCCGAACTATGCGACCAATCTGGAAACACCGCGCGCGATCGGCTGCGCCGTCACGCATGTCGAGCTCGATTTCGAAAGCGGCTTCCGTATCGACCCGCAGGCGATCGCTGCCGCTGTGACGTCGAAGACCCGGATCATCAGCGTCACTTGCCCGCACAATCCGACCGGCACGATGCTCAGCGCGGTCGAACTGGGCGAGCTTGTCGCGCTGGCCAAAGCCAGGGGCTGCTATCTGCTGGTCGATGAAACCTATCGTGACCTGTCGTTCGATGGCCCGCTGCCGCTTGCTGCCTCGCTTGGCGAACATGTGATCAGCGTTGCCTCGCTGTCCAAGGCGTACGGCGTGCCTGGCATCCGCATCGGCTGGATCATCACCCGCGATACCGCGCTGCAGGAACGCTTCCTGGCAGCGAAGGAGCAGATCAGCATTTGCGGCAGCGTGATCGACGAATGGGTCGGCGAACAGATCCTCACGCGACGCGACGAACTTCTCACCCCGACGCTCACCGAAATGCGCCGCCGCCGCGACCGGGTGACCGAATGGATCGCAGGCGAGGACTTGCTCGACTGGGTCGCGCCCTCGGGCGGCGTGGTCTGCTTCCCGCGGATGCGCAGCGAGCCGCGCGGCGGCACAGATGCTTTCTACAAGCGCCTGCTGGAGGAGCATGGCTGCTATGTCGGCCCGGGCCATTGGTTCGAATTGCCCGACACCTATTTCCGCCTCGGCTATGGTTGGCCGACCGCGGAGGAACTCGAGGGCGGGCTGCAGGCGATCTCGGCGGCGCTGCGCGGATAG
- a CDS encoding alpha/beta hydrolase, whose protein sequence is MRMFVSAMIAALALPTAPSMAQRDDAESRYLPTPAIPYPGGVESQRDVTYAELSGFRPLTLDLYLPPKAGRPHPVLVFVHGGAWLHRTARDGGEFRDFPAVLAGFAARGYVVASVNYRFSGEAKFPGAVQDVGSAIQWLRGHAARYDIDPAHVVLWGSSAGGQIATLIGTGCDAPALQPPAAKGVTALPPCVQGVIDWYGLIDFEGPPSAVSKAQYAYLGCGPGNCPPGLARSASPLGYIDAKDPPFLIQHGTADVTVSPQQSVQLNDALKAAGVPVEMVLYPGVAHGFAKVPKGGPDDAVNRQALAKVSEFLDRIAPVKR, encoded by the coding sequence ATGAGGATGTTCGTATCGGCCATGATCGCGGCGCTGGCGCTGCCCACCGCCCCGTCCATGGCACAGCGCGACGATGCCGAATCGCGCTATCTCCCCACCCCCGCCATCCCCTATCCCGGCGGTGTCGAAAGCCAGCGCGATGTCACTTATGCCGAGCTGTCGGGCTTCCGCCCGCTGACGCTTGACCTGTACCTGCCGCCGAAAGCGGGTAGGCCGCATCCGGTGCTGGTGTTCGTACATGGCGGGGCGTGGCTGCACCGCACCGCACGCGATGGCGGCGAGTTTCGCGATTTCCCGGCCGTACTCGCCGGTTTCGCGGCACGCGGTTATGTCGTCGCCAGCGTCAATTACCGCTTCAGCGGCGAAGCGAAGTTCCCCGGCGCGGTGCAGGACGTCGGCAGCGCGATCCAGTGGCTGCGCGGGCATGCGGCACGATACGACATCGACCCCGCGCATGTGGTGCTGTGGGGATCGTCGGCCGGCGGGCAGATCGCGACCCTGATCGGCACCGGCTGCGACGCGCCCGCGCTGCAGCCGCCGGCGGCAAAGGGCGTCACGGCATTGCCGCCTTGCGTGCAGGGCGTGATCGACTGGTACGGGCTGATCGATTTCGAAGGTCCGCCGTCCGCGGTCAGCAAGGCGCAGTATGCCTATCTTGGATGCGGGCCTGGCAACTGCCCGCCTGGCCTCGCCCGGTCGGCCAGTCCACTCGGCTATATCGACGCGAAAGACCCGCCCTTCCTGATCCAGCACGGCACCGCCGATGTGACGGTGTCGCCGCAACAATCGGTGCAGCTCAACGATGCGCTGAAGGCCGCGGGCGTGCCGGTCGAGATGGTGCTGTATCCCGGCGTTGCGCATGGTTTCGCGAAGGTGCCGAAGGGCGGGCCGGACGATGCGGTCAACCGCCAGGCACTGGCCAAGGTGAGCGAGTTTCTCGACCGGATCGCGCCGGTGAAACGCTAG